gagcttgagaaggcGGGACTTTGCTTCATCGGTAAGGACGAGACGGGAAAGCGCatggaggttgttgagatcAAGGACCATCCCTTCTTTGTTGGCGTTCAGGCTCACCCGGAGTTTACTTCTCGAGTTGTTAGCCCTTCGTTGACATATCTTGGTTTTGTTGCTGCTAGCGCGGGGTGTCTTGACGAGatcaccaaggagcagcagagccGACAGTAGGGTGAAGGTGTGGTTTAGTGGTAAAATGGAGTTTACGGATTAGATAGACTGCTGGAAGCTGCGAAGTGTAGAGAGTGTTTAACTACAAATTAGAAACCGTTTGTCTGTTTGGTCAACATGTTGGTTGACAAACAACCATGGTCTATTGATGGTCCTAGATAGGAAAAGAGTCACGTGTGGTTGTCGTCAACTGTCTTGGACAAAGGGTTCACTCAGTTCCAGTTCCATGTGCCAGTTGACCCCTGTCTCTCAGAGTGAACTACTGCAAAAGATACGGTATCAGCTCCGCAGCAATTTCCGCCGTTTACCGACGTGATGATGACAAAACAACAGGGGTCAAGAGGTGTGCTTTTCGAGTATAGGGCTTATCGTGGCAAAGGGCACCTAATGCCACGACTTGCGCGTTACGAACTGATGATAAAAATGGAACTGAGAAAAAAAGGAGAAAGGGCATTCTACGTGTCTTCAGCTGGAATGAACCAATCCGGTCTGAGCATCAAGCCCGGAATGGGAACAGGATTCCCAAGCGAACGGATCGACGGCATGAGAATGTGGGAATTTGTCGAGATTCCCATTGGATTGACGAGTGCTCAAGTGGCTGCGGCTCAAGTGCCGTAGGGTCGatccccatcatctcccgGCCCGTCCACTGAAAGGGGGCGCTCACGCTCGAGAGTTTCAGCGGGCTCGAACCCCAAGGTTTCAGCGGACAGAAGCTTGGCTTACAGGGCGTGAGATGCTTAGCCTTCCATCCATTCAGCGCTCGGGCCCCACAGCCCGTATTAATTTCTTCCAGAATCTCTGGCTCTTCTCCTTTACCCCCTGCGCCCGCCTCGACGCCTCGCCAACTTTAGACCTTTTTGCATCTCCATTCttgtctctccctcttcttcttcttcaccgtGTCTCTCTCTTCGCGCCTCGTCTTGCACATCTCGGGCCATCACTCCTTCCATCGAACTAGACGAAACTTGCCCTTTCCGGCCCGGAGGACGGTTGTCGTTATCGTTTTGAGTCGTTTCATCTCCGTCCGCGTCCTCCGCTTCCACCCTCGACCCTTGACCGTCCCCCCATCGATAAACATCCATTGCGCCCGATCCATCCTGCTGGCCTTGCAGAGAACGCCTTCGAGATGCAGCAAGACATCATGGCTTGGTTCATGGAGCTGACGGCCTGGGTGGcgcccttcttcatcgtcatgtCGCCCGTCCTGTCCTACAGCGACCAGATCATCTCCATGTACCGGAACAAGACGAGCGTCGGCTTCTCCCTGGATATCCCCCTCATCATGCTCGTCGCGTCCCTGCTGAGGTTGGATATTTCCCTCTCACCCTCGGCGCGACACGTGGCTGACCCGCGCTTCTCGGAATATACAGGATCTTTTACTGGCCCCATGCCCAATACGATacgagcctcctcctgcagTCGCTGCTCATGATTATTGTCCAAGTCGTCCTACTCAAGGTTGCGCTCGACTACCGCCCGCCCCCGCCCACCAAGGGCGGAGAGGCCGGTCTCCCCTTTGCCGGCGGGGACGATACTCTATTTGGCTTCCAGCGTCCTTATAACTTTTGGCAGTGGCGATCACCCAGAAGGTTGGTGTCTGCTCCGGGATCCTCGGATGAGTGACGGGGAACTAATTGATAAATAGGTACTGGCATGCCATCATGTACTTCGCCGGTGCCCTCTTCGTTCTCGAGTTGCTCCTCTCTCAGATTCCCGGGCTCTACGGTGCTTACGCAAACGCCATTGGATGTATTGGACTCGGTGTGGAGGCGACGCTTCCCATCCCTCAAATTCTGATCAACTACCGATCCAAGTCGTCAGCTGGCCTGCGACTGTCGGTTCTGGCGGCGTGGATCGGCGGCGACACGATGAAGCTGTTCTGGTTCTTCACGGCGAAGACGGCGATCCCGTGGTCATTCAAGATCTCTGGCATGTTCCAGGCGTCGTgcgacttcttcctcgggTTCCAGTACCTCTTGTACAACAGCCGCGAGGTGCAGACGGCAGTCAAGGAGCACCCGATGAAGGAGTGGACGACGCGGAGCCACAGCAGGAGCCTCACCCCGACGCGACACGCGGGGCCGTTTATGGAATCGGAGCAGACCGAGTAGGCgcctctccagggtcctAATCAATTATAGACGATGTAATGACATGGTGATGGTAGTTTTGGTGTGCGATACCAAGAGAGAGCTGCGACAGTGACGAGCCGTCAGAACAGCCATCCTTTACGACCACGATAAGGGAGACGaaaggatgaggaagagatggaacaAGAGTGAGGTGCTGATGCCGAGTCAAGCATTGGAGGGTTACAAAGACGGCGCTGAGGACGTCGACTTCAGAACAGTCGAGTCGAGCTGATCGGAGCCGGAGtcgagacgagatgagatgacgGAGCCGAGGCGACATCCATCTCGGACCGGCCAGGAATTCATTGTCTTGACTCGGCTGCTCCGGTCAAGTTGAAGCTCCACAATTCGGGGCAATCCTTGAACGATTGCCGGGTCTTGGCTCCATCCTGATCTTGGCTCTCGAGTCTTGGCTCTCGAGTCTTGGCTTGTTTCTGAAACAAGCACCAGTAAAGTGTAACCACCATTAGCACCACCACACGCGACCGCCGTTACTTGTTGTTAGCGGGGTACCTGCCACGAGAAACTAGATATAGACGTTTAGACATTCGCCATCACACACGAAGCGAGAcatataagtatataattaatCACACGcataattaatatttaaatcTGTGCATTCTGTTCCTttgtcttgttgttgatctctGTCCTGACCTGTTCGTGTTTCTTCACAAAGTCACGCACTATCTAAATCTCACCACCTTATGCTAAGAGATTCCCAGCCACCAGACTTTTGTCTCTTGGCTTGACTTGTCTTTGTGAAGCACTCCTAATATAGAGAACTGTCTCTAATGATACTCTCTCATCTCAAGCTGTCTTTCGTTGTCTGATTTCGCTCCTTCCGCCATTTGTTGTCATCATCCCAAAGTGGCCTATGTGGCCCGTGTTCTCGTCCCGCCTCCAGATTCAAACGGACTGAAACAGCCAAAAACAACCTCAATTCTCAATATCGAGTATTTCTTACGTCAACAAGACATAAACAACTACATCCTATAGAGTTTTGTTATTACTTAGAGTTCTGGGCATCTCGTTGCTGGCAAACGGCAGCAAGGCTGCTCTCGCTGTGGCTGTTTGCTTTTTCGAGGCACACCCCGCGTCGCCCAGCAACTAGAACCGCCAGCCGCAACTCGAGACCTTTAACGGTTATCCAGCCTCACAGAAGCCATCGAGTATAGTCTTAAACTCCTTAGGTGAGTATACCATTTTTATTATTTCGTCCCTCTCTTTTACATCGTCCGTGAATCATCTTCGGTTTGCCCTAAGTAGGGCAAGCCTTCATCCACATCCTTTAACCTCGCTCTCATTCACAACACGGGAAACAATAACTCCTTCACAAAACCACACACGCTCATTCATCTTTCAAACAGGCGTTCAGCTCGGGCAGCTCTATTTCGTTTGTTCTATCTACGTCATAGACGTTTGCTCCCATTCATTCTCACTACTCAAGTCGAGTTTCGTTTCTTTGCGTCGCCTCTTTaccttttcttctccttcacaCCCCTCGAGATCGTCAACTCGTCAAACACCGCGCGCGTTCTCAACGATCTTATTTCCCTTTGAGGTCAGTATTGTTTTCGCGTTTGAGACTTCGCGATACCCTTTGCTTGCCTCTATCGCGTGTTTCTTATCTCATCTTTTAACACTTCTCTTTCACTCACATCCTTCATCCCGGCCAAAGCTGAGCCTGCGGCTACCATCTCTCAACCATCGCTAACAGCATCATCAGGCAGATCATCATGGCCCCCGCAAACTCCAAGGCAAACTACAAGACCTACGAGGCTCAGGCCCGTATGGTCCGCGCCATCGTCGCAGCGCACCCCGAGGTCAAGTGGAACTACAAGGGTAAGAAGCATACTTCTCTCATATTCTTCTTCACATCCCCAGATCCCCTCATCTCGCGTGAAAAGCCCATTCAGAGGATTGACCCTTTTGTTTTCTCTTGTGCCGCAGAAATTGTCGCCTGCTACGGCTCCGACATGACTGAGCATGCCCTGAACCACCGCTTCCGTCGCGTGCGTGCCCAGGCAAGCATCATCTCCGAAGCCCGCGCCCGCAATCTTGACATCAAGGAACTTTCCACCGACGAGAACATCCTCCCTGCCACCCAGGGAGCCATCGACAAGAACAGTACGGCTTTTCCTCTAGCCCCTGCTCTCATGTCCTTACACCCACATATCTCATCACTCGTATGGCACATCTCACTAACTCGACTTCTTTCTTAGACATTGCCAAGTACTTTGGCCAGTCTACTGCGGATGGCATCCAGTTCCAGTTCCgcaccatcaagaaggacGCTGAAGCCCTCCGTCAGACCGCTAACGACGGCGGTGACGTGGCCAACTGCCTCTCCCTCGGTGTCGGCTCAAACCTCGCCCCGGGTACGCCCTCCAAGCCTACTCCGTCTCGAAGCCAGCCCGGCAGCCGTTCCGGCAAGGGAGCCAAGCGCAAGGTCGCCGTCGCCCCCGTCTCGAGCCCTATCAAGCGCTCCCtctccgacgacgagggcgaggatgacgagttcaactttgacgagatggacGTTACCCCTTCGAAGCGCGCCAAGACTACCGGACGTGGTCCTGCCCGTGGAACGACGCCCTCCCGCTCTgctgccgtcaaggccgccgcTACCATCGCCGAAGCcgcacagcagcagccccTGAGCAGCGGGTCGTCCCCCGAAGAGATGCCCGCTCCCGTCGTCGCGCCCATCGCGGCTCCGGTTCTCACTCATCCTCCCCCCAacaccatccatccccagTCTCTCTTTGGCGACGTTGAGCGCAagccccagcctcagcagccccGCGGCTTCATGACTAACTATGGTTCTGGCATGAGCTTCATGGGTTCTACCACGCCTTGGCCTGagctcaacagcttctccaacaacaacagcagcttcATGAACCACCATGATGATCTGCACTACACGGACTATGACGACGGTGAAGGAGAGATCTAGATCTCTTTCCGTTCATCTGAACCACACTAAATGATCTGAGTGGTGAAATCTGTTTCGCATACTCCTTTCGAGTATCGACAACACGCATCATTCAGATCCATCCACAACAACTGTATTATACAGTAACCCCCAGAGAAAGAACAACAGCCCCGCGTACCGTATTAATTCTTGGCAAAACAAAACACCATGGCTATTTCGACATTTCGCTTTCGGCATCTCAACAAACGATGATGCCCTTTCACTTCTGCGACATGGCCAACTCGCCCCCTTTTCGCAGATACCCAACAAAGGACACACAAAGCAGTCCTTcttcattcattcatctTCTACGTctcatttttttttctcacgACAACGGTTTATATACCAGGATCTTTCACGAGGTCTACAAAGTGCGAGCGCGGTTCTTTTACTTCTTGGGCGGGTTTATCAACGTCTTCCCCTCACGATCTATCTATGATTGACTGTGGAAGGCCATGGGAATGAAAACTCACGGGGCGTGTATGGGAATTAGCTAGCTAATCAACACCAATCAACACATCGTAAACAATCCGAGTCTTGACGTGACATGACACAATCCTCACAAAGCCACTGGTGTACGACAGACTGTACTTTTTACTGTTTTGCATTACTAGACGTGTAACCTTGTACTACCACCAATCACCAATCAACTAGAAAGGACCTGCCATAGAGCATCCTTCTCCACAAAGTCGTGATGAATCAGGTTAACCAGCCAGTACTCGTCCTTGATGCCGCTCAGGAGCTTCTCGCTGTCCGACCCCCGTCCGTACACCTTGGCCCACTCCCCCCAGATGCCAAACGCCTCCTCGCACCAAGCTCGGAAACTCACCTCCTCGATAATCGTCGGCGTGATGATCTCCTTGCCCGGGAACACACCCCAGGTCACCGCGTTGGTGCTCGGTCCCGCCCCCGAGGACCCGTCCACGTGACCGCCATTGTCCGACGACACAAAGTCTCCCTTTGCGTTGCCGGCGTAGAAGCACACCGAGTCGCATAGCTCTGATGagttgagcttctccttgagcacGCTCCATTCAGATGCCGGGATGAAGAACTCAACAAATGACTTCTGGAACACGAAGCCGTTGGGTGGGCCCCAGCCAAATGTGCCATCGCTGGACCGGAGGCCATTGACGGCGGGCTGCGAGGCGACAGTCCACCAGCCCTTTTGGTTAAGCCGCAGGAGATGGGGCTGGATCGTTGAACTCTCTGcgagcagctcctcctcgctccAGGGAATGGCTGAAAGCTGGCCCTGAATGTGCTTGACGAAGAGGTCGTTGATATCTTGCCGTGTCTTGGGGTGGCCCCAGAGCTTGACTGCCTGCGTGATGGACATGTGGAGGCTTACACCGTAGCCGTCAATCTCACCATAAGCCGGAGAACGGGCGTCACCGAAACGACCGTTGGGGAAGTCATCCCACGTGGCCTCACGGCCTAGAACGCCTTCGCCCTCCGAGATGGCCAGAGTGTTGGCGcgggtgttgatggcttcggcTCGCACGCCGGCCTCTTGTCCAGTGGCCTCCCACTCGGGGTGTGTGGCTGGTCGGTCACCCACAATGACTCGGTTGTGAGGATCTGAGCCGACTGATGAGTGTCGCCTCGAGGCCCGAGAACGAGAGTGGCTTCCAGAGCGTAGGTTGGAGCTGCCGTTGACCTGGAGGGCGGGGATGGGAATAGCTTCGTCAACCACAAGcgcttcctcatcctccggAGGCTCAGGGATGAGATTTGTTCGCTCGAGGATAAAGGACACGGCCTTTTCAAGATTGAGCGTGTAAAAGTGGAAGCCCTTGGGACCTGGCGTCTTGCTCTTGAtatccttgaccttctccACGAGCTCACTAACAATATCCACACCGACCATCTTGACCCGTTCATCATCTCCCTTGACGGCATTAAGACGGTCGAGGATATCATCGGGGATCTGGGCGTGGCTTAGTTTCGTTGTGCGCTTGATCATCTGGTAGCTCTGAATCGGCATGAGGCCAGGGATAATAGGCAAGGTCTTGAAGGCACCGCTGGGGTGGTCGCGGAGGGTGTTCTCGAAGTGCTCGTAAGCCTTGATATCGAAGAAAAGCTGGGTCATGATAAAATCGGCGCCGGCTTCAACCTTTTGGACAAGGTAAGGAAGATCATGCTCCAAGCTCTGACCCAGGGGGTGACTCTCTTCTGCGTGTCCCTCGGGGTATGCTGCAACACCGATACAGAAGTAGTCGCCATGGGTCTTGCGGATGTACTTGACCAAGTCAGCCGCCCAATTGAAGTCCTGGCCACCGTCATCCTCTGAGTCGTCTGGGTCGCGATATTCTTCCCTTCGAGGAGGGTCTCCCCGTAGAGCCAGAATGTTCCTGATTCCCAATGCCTTTGCATCCTCCAGCgccttgtcgatgagcttcCTGCTCATGTTGGTGCATGTCAAGTGCAGACATGTTGTAAGCCCTAGCTCCCTCTGACATAACTCAGCCAGCTCCAGCGACTTCTGAGAGGTGCTGCCGCCGGCGCCCCAAGTTACGTTGACAAAAAGCGGTCGCAGGGCTCGCTCCATACGATGAAGACGATCTCGAAGGTTGGAGAAACCCATGGCGGTCTTGGGAGGGAAGAACTCGAGAGAGAAGTAGCTGCCATCAGCCGGCAGAGCGGCGATGCGGTCCGTGATCCTGTCCATTGCGACGGTAAAAGCTACTGCTATTGTAGACGGCGTCTTTGAGGCTTCGAGTTGGGTATGATGTCGGACGTCGGTGCTGCAGTTGGGCGGATATCGTCGGCGGGGGCCGTTTTGTTCGAGTCAAAGCCTCGACGAAGTTCAAAGGCTAAGATAGGACGGGGATTGAGGAAGGAGGATCCGAACCTCTTTTATCTGAAATCgtctggcttctcctccgaCAAGAGCCTCAGTCCAAAGGGGATAACTCGGGAAACAAGAAGGCTGACTTCCTCTGGCTCGGTTTTCATTTGGagggggatgggatgggatggacgAGTTTTGTTTGGCGGGGCATCTCTGATAGCGGGGTTCAGAACTGGAAAGCACGGCCTGGGTTGTCGCTGTCGGCTTTCAGCGTCTGTTCTGGGTTTGGCGCCTGCTCGGGAAAGAGCCATGACGCACCGATTCCCGTCCAGGTTACCAGCGCGGTACCTGGGGCCGGGTATCATGCAGGGCCCATTTGCGCCCATTGGATACTGTGACCCAAGTACCGGCATGGCCCGAGCTCTGATTTTTTGCACTGGACGATCGCGTGGTTGATATCCTCTCGTCCCTTGCTCAGTTCAACTCTACCAGTGTAAGCTCCTACACTGCTCGGCTTCTCCCTCCCATTGATGCCCCCTCGCATCATGCCGACGCTCCAATGCCGTTGCTGCACGGAAGGCTCATGAGCTGCGCTGCGGCTCGGCGCGCTTTGCCGGCTATATCGAACTCTATCCGAAGCGCCACCCGGCCGCGTTTAACGACACTTCAGACGACAACTCTTAGGACAGTCTCGCGACGATGGTACGCTGTCGATCTTACTACCTTGGACGAGAAGTGGCGAAAGAGATGGGAGGAATCCGAAAAGGCTGAGGATGCTGCTCAAGTCAAGGACAAGCACTATGTCCTGCCCATGTTCCCGTACCCCTCCGGGACGCTCCACCTGGGTCACCTGCGTGTATACACCATTGCCGATGTTGTCGCTCGATTTCGAACGTTGAAGGGTGATAAAGTGATGCTACCAATGGGCTGGGATGCTTTCGGTCTTCC
This genomic interval from Fusarium keratoplasticum isolate Fu6.1 chromosome 9, whole genome shotgun sequence contains the following:
- a CDS encoding Methylenetetrahydrofolate reductase, which gives rise to MDRITDRIAALPADGSYFSLEFFPPKTAMGFSNLRDRLHRMERALRPLFVNVTWGAGGSTSQKSLELAELCQRELGLTTCLHLTCTNMSRKLIDKALEDAKALGIRNILALRGDPPRREEYRDPDDSEDDGGQDFNWAADLVKYIRKTHGDYFCIGVAAYPEGHAEESHPLGQSLEHDLPYLVQKVEAGADFIMTQLFFDIKAYEHFENTLRDHPSGAFKTLPIIPGLMPIQSYQMIKRTTKLSHAQIPDDILDRLNAVKGDDERVKMVGVDIVSELVEKVKDIKSKTPGPKGFHFYTLNLEKAVSFILERTNLIPEPPEDEEALVVDEAIPIPALQVNGSSNLRSGSHSRSRASRRHSSVGSDPHNRVIVGDRPATHPEWEATGQEAGVRAEAINTRANTLAISEGEGVLGREATWDDFPNGRFGDARSPAYGEIDGYGVSLHMSITQAVKLWGHPKTRQDINDLFVKHIQGQLSAIPWSEEELLAESSTIQPHLLRLNQKGWWTVASQPAVNGLRSSDGTFGWGPPNGFVFQKSFVEFFIPASEWSVLKEKLNSSELCDSVCFYAGNAKGDFVSSDNGGHVDGSSGAGPSTNAVTWGVFPGKEIITPTIIEEVSFRAWCEEAFGIWGEWAKVYGRGSDSEKLLSGIKDEYWLVNLIHHDFVEKDALWQVLSS